The nucleotide window ATTTGATATTTAGTTTGATCTTCGGCTTTGTATTCTATCATCTGGTTAATATAGCCTTTGTAGTTGGTGGTTTTCTCTTAGGGGGCTTGGTTGGTTATTCAATAGGAACTTTTATCATCTCTTCAAATGGAGAATGGTTGAATAATCTACCTTTTCCCGTTTCGTACATTCCCTGGATAATTTTTACTATCTTAGGTGTGATTGTTGCGATAATCTTTTCAAAGAATTATCAGTCAATTATTTCAATCATTTCTGTAATATTTGGTAGTTTTATCCTGTCTTTTTATACCATTTATTTATTGGAAAAGCATACATCCATTAGCATTGGCAGTAATTCTTTACTAAGTGGATGGGAACAACTAAGCCAGCCTGAGTTTTTTGGAATCTTTATTTCTCTTATAATTTATATGATCTTAGGTTTTTTCTTAATTGTAAGATCCAACAGAAAAAAAGGTAATAATTGACACAATCTTGGAGGAATAAGATGATCCATTCTAACATAACAAATTCTTTAGATATTTTGGTCAATAAAATAGAAGATGTGAAACTTACAATTAAGGATGAAGTTGAAAGAAGGTTTGAAGAGTTTAAGGATATTGGAAAAAATGGCGATGAATTGGACTTATTCAGTGAACTATCTTTTTGTGTATTAACGGCAAATTGGAGGGCAAAGGGTGGCATAAAAGCTCAAAAATTAATCACGAAAGAAGGTTTCGCTTATTACAACGAAGAGCAATTAATATCAAAACTAAAAGAAGTTGGACATAGGTTTCCAAACGCAAGATCACGTTATATAGTTGAAAACAGATGGATAATCGGGAGCTTGAAAGACTTACTTCAAAAAGATATTTTAGAAAGTCGAAGATTTTTGGCTGAAAATGTAAAAGGTATAAGTTGGAAAGAAGCTAGCCATTTTTTAAGAAATGTTGGAAAAGAAGACGTCGCTATATTAGATAAGCATATATTGAGAGTTATGAATGATTATAATCTCGTGAAAGAAGTCCCCAAACCTTCTTGGACCGAAAAAAAGTACACTAAGTTTGAAAAAGAACTCAGAGCTTTTTCAAAGATCGTTGGAGAACCATTAGGGAAATTAGATCTGTATCTATGGTATATGGAAACTGGACAAATAGACAAATAAAAAAACTATTAACATACATAACATATGAAATTTCACATAAATTTGATACGCTACATTATGATTAGTTGTCATTTTTTATAAATAAATACAAAAAGGGGGAAGAATAAAATTGCCTCTGTATAAGTATAGATGTAAAAATTGTGGTTATGAGTTCACTGTATTGCATTCTATGAATGAAACACCTGAAGTTAATTGTGAACTATGTGGTTCAGGCGCTGAAAAGATGATTGGTAACGTTGGAATTTCTTTCAAAGGTGAAGGTTTTTATATTACTGATTCAAAAAAATCCAAGTCAAAGTCTTCTTCATCTTCGTCAAGTAAAGAATCAGATCAAATCGCTTCTTGACAAACAAATAGAGTTAAGGTATAATTAGAAAATGTAATAGGGCCATTAGCTCAGTTGGTAGAGCGACTGACTCTTAATCAGTAGGTCGTGGGTTCGACCCCCGCATGGCCCACCATAATTAATTTAATATTATATAATAAATAAAGAGGAAGTCACCCGTAGTTAACTTCCCACCCCGGGAAAGGATCAAAAAACCGTCAGGGGTACAAATTTTGAAAAAAGGCTCTTTGTTGAGAAAAGAGAATTTTTGTGTTTAGGAGAAAAGGGTGACATACCTGTCACTCTTTTTTTATTAGCCAAATAAGGAAGGTGATTGTATATAAGCGATAAAGTCGCTAAAAATGCAGAAATCAGAGCTAGAAAAGTTCTGGTAATAGATCAAGATGGAAACAAATTAGGAGAGATGTCAACAAAAGAAGCGTTAAAATTAGCCGAACAATCAGGAGTGGATTTAGTTTTAGTGGCACCTGAAGCCAAACCTCCAGTTGCCAGAATGATGGATTATGGTAAATATATCTATGAAAAAGAGAAGAAGGAAAAACTAGCTAAGAAAAAACAAAAAAAGCAAGTTCTTAAAGAGATGAAATTCAGACTTAGAATCGATGAGCATGACTTCAATACCAAATTGAAAAAGATAAGGGAATTTTTAGAAGATGGCTATAAAGTAAGAGTTGTAATTATGTTCCTAGGTAGAGATATACTTTTTAAAGAAAAAGGTAAAGAAATACTTGACAAAGTGATATCCAAGACATCCGATATTGCAAAAGTTTCCCGAGGGGCAAAATTATTGGGTAAAGATATGGATATTATCTTAGAACCAATCACTGAGGACAAAAAATAAGTAATCTATATTCTAAAAATTAGGAGGAATCAAGATGCCTAAATTAAAAACAAAAGGATCAGCAAAAAAAAGGTTCAAAGTCACTAGCAGCGGAAAAATTCTTCGACATAGAAACAATGTTGGGCATAATACAGGCTTCAAGAAAAGCAGCCATATGAGAAGACTTAAAAAAGAGGTTGAAGTACCTAAGGAAATATCGGATAAAGCCAAGAAATCACTTGGACTAAAATAATGATTTGAATTAAACTTAAGTTAAAGGAGTGTATAAAAGATGAGAATTAAAAGATCTGTTTCTTCTCGCAAAAAAAGAAAAAAATATTTGAAAGCGGCCAAAGGTTATAGAGGCGCAGTGAGTAGACGTTATTCATTAGCAAAACAACAATATTATAAATCTGGGAAATACTCTTATGCAGGTAGAAAAAACAAAAAAAGAGATTACAGAAACCTTTGGATAACACGAATCAATGCTGCTGCCAGAGCACAAGGATTGAAGTATAATGAGTTAATTCATGGTTTAAAATTGGCTAACGTCGAAATAAACAGAAAAATGCTTTCTGAACTTGCCGTAAACGATCCAGATGGGTTCAATGAATACGTAAATATTGCTAAACAATCTTTAGCTGAAAGTGTACAATAAATAATTAAAAACTAATATCAGGGCGAATCCAATCGCCCTTATTTTTTTACTCACAATGGATTTTACTTCCGTTTTCAACCTAACCCCGCAAATGATCTGGCGTGTTAACTTGACTGTACCCTCTAATTAGAGTATAATCTTCTTGACAGAGTGCTTTTATTAAGAATTATGGATTAAGTTAACACTTTAGAAATAAAAGATTTTCAAAAATAAGACTTTGATTTTAAAAGGGTAACATGGCGGAGCACTTTTGCTGATCTGTGCAAAACGCTTTTATAATGCTTTAGAAATAATTTCCATGTTCTCATTTGCGAAGCAAATGATGTTACGCAAATTTGGGGTTTTTAAGGGGTTTACCCCTCTACGGTCCGGCGAAGGAGAGCTGAAACAAGCTTCAGAGCTTCTAAAAATACTAGAAGATAAAGCTTTAGGAGGTATAAAAGTGGAGAGAAAAAAGAGCGAAAATGTTGTATGGCATGCTGGGAAGGTAAAAAAAGAAGATAGAGAAAGATTTTTAGGACAAAAAGGAGTAATCCTTTGGTTTACGGGGTTATCTGGATCTGGAAAATCAACCATAGCCCATGAATTGGAAGAAAGATTGTTGAAAATGGGAAAATTGTCGTATGTTTTAGACGGAGATAACATCAGGCATGGTTTAAATGGTGATTTAGGATTCTCACCGGAAGATAGAGAAGAAAATATTAGAAGGATAGGAGAGGTTGCAAAGTTATTTGCAGATCTTGGGATAATTACTATGACCGCCTTCATTTCTCCATACCAAAAAGATAGGCAGAGGGTAAGAGAGCTAGTAAAAGATGGTGAATTCATAGAGATATACGTAAAATGTCCAATTGATGAATTGAAAAACAGGGACCCAAAAGGTATGTACGAAAAAGCGATAAAGGGAGAAATAAAAAATTTTACCGGGATTTCTGCTCCCTACGAAGAACCCGAAAATCCCGAGTTAATTTTGAACACCGATTCAGAAAGCATAGATGAATCGGTTGAAAAGGTTATTGAATATTTGAGAAACAAAGATATTATCTGATTGCAGTCTTGTGCAAAAAGTTTTTTAAAATAAACTTTGATTTTGAATTTGGGGATCTTAAAGGAGCGAAGCCCCTTAACGTCTAATTATGGAGGTCTAAAAAATGATTGAGCCACACGGTGGAAAATTGGTCAA belongs to Petrotoga sibirica DSM 13575 and includes:
- the rplT gene encoding 50S ribosomal protein L20, which translates into the protein MRIKRSVSSRKKRKKYLKAAKGYRGAVSRRYSLAKQQYYKSGKYSYAGRKNKKRDYRNLWITRINAAARAQGLKYNELIHGLKLANVEINRKMLSELAVNDPDGFNEYVNIAKQSLAESVQ
- the cysC gene encoding adenylyl-sulfate kinase; its protein translation is MERKKSENVVWHAGKVKKEDRERFLGQKGVILWFTGLSGSGKSTIAHELEERLLKMGKLSYVLDGDNIRHGLNGDLGFSPEDREENIRRIGEVAKLFADLGIITMTAFISPYQKDRQRVRELVKDGEFIEIYVKCPIDELKNRDPKGMYEKAIKGEIKNFTGISAPYEEPENPELILNTDSESIDESVEKVIEYLRNKDII
- a CDS encoding FmdB family zinc ribbon protein; protein product: MPLYKYRCKNCGYEFTVLHSMNETPEVNCELCGSGAEKMIGNVGISFKGEGFYITDSKKSKSKSSSSSSSKESDQIAS
- the infC gene encoding translation initiation factor IF-3, which encodes MYISDKVAKNAEIRARKVLVIDQDGNKLGEMSTKEALKLAEQSGVDLVLVAPEAKPPVARMMDYGKYIYEKEKKEKLAKKKQKKQVLKEMKFRLRIDEHDFNTKLKKIREFLEDGYKVRVVIMFLGRDILFKEKGKEILDKVISKTSDIAKVSRGAKLLGKDMDIILEPITEDKK
- a CDS encoding N-glycosylase/DNA lyase gives rise to the protein MIHSNITNSLDILVNKIEDVKLTIKDEVERRFEEFKDIGKNGDELDLFSELSFCVLTANWRAKGGIKAQKLITKEGFAYYNEEQLISKLKEVGHRFPNARSRYIVENRWIIGSLKDLLQKDILESRRFLAENVKGISWKEASHFLRNVGKEDVAILDKHILRVMNDYNLVKEVPKPSWTEKKYTKFEKELRAFSKIVGEPLGKLDLYLWYMETGQIDK
- a CDS encoding large ribosomal subunit protein bL35, giving the protein MPKLKTKGSAKKRFKVTSSGKILRHRNNVGHNTGFKKSSHMRRLKKEVEVPKEISDKAKKSLGLK